In the Mycolicibacter sp. MU0102 genome, one interval contains:
- a CDS encoding inorganic diphosphatase codes for MQFDVTIEIPKGQRNKYEVDHATGRVKLDRYLYTPMGYPTDYGFIEDTLGEDGDPLDAMVLLPQSVFPGVLVEARPVGMFQMTDEAGGDAKVLCVPAGDHRWDHIQDISDVPAYELDAIKHFFVHYKDLEPGKFVKAADWVDRAEAEAEITRSIERFKTSGH; via the coding sequence GTGCAATTCGACGTGACCATCGAAATCCCCAAGGGCCAGCGCAACAAGTACGAGGTCGACCACGCCACCGGGCGTGTCAAGCTCGACCGCTACCTGTACACGCCGATGGGCTACCCCACCGACTACGGCTTCATCGAGGACACCCTCGGCGAGGACGGCGACCCGCTGGACGCGATGGTGCTGCTGCCGCAGTCGGTGTTCCCGGGTGTGCTGGTCGAGGCACGTCCGGTCGGGATGTTCCAGATGACCGACGAAGCCGGCGGCGACGCCAAGGTGCTGTGCGTGCCGGCCGGTGACCACCGGTGGGACCACATCCAGGACATCAGCGACGTGCCCGCCTACGAGCTGGACGCGATCAAGCACTTCTTCGTGCACTACAAGGACCTGGAGCCGGGCAAGTTCGTCAAGGCCGCCGACTGGGTTGACCGCGCCGAAGCCGAGGCCGAGATCACCCGGTCGATCGAGCGGTTCAAGACCTCCGGTCACTGA